The Ovis aries strain OAR_USU_Benz2616 breed Rambouillet chromosome 11, ARS-UI_Ramb_v3.0, whole genome shotgun sequence genome window below encodes:
- the FMNL1 gene encoding formin-like protein 1 isoform X2: protein MGEAQTALPWGLVTCPQGTSLFHWSSALSSWVGSRIPYKTTAWLLAVGPLLWVRGDPTRPTARQENCMNLPPDKVQLLSQYDNEKKWELICDQERFQVKNPPAAYIQKLKSYLETGGVSRKVAADWMPNLGFKRRVQESTQVLRELEISLRTNHIGWVQEFLNEENRGLDVLLDYLAFAQCSVAYNMESTDNGAPGSEKSKPLEQSVEDLSKGPPSSLPPPPKSRHLTIKCPPSPRLAPAHSKKALRNSRIVSQKDDVHVCIMCLRAIMNYQSGFSLVMNHPACVNEIALSLNNKNPRTKALVLELLAAVCLVRGGHDIILSAFDNFKEVCGEQHRFEKLMEYFRNEDSNIDFMVACMQFINIVVHSVENMNFRVFLQYEFTHLGLDLYLERLRLTESDKLQVQIQAYLDNIFDVGALLEDTETKNAVLEHMEELQEQAAVLTERLRDAENESMAKIAELEKQLSQTRKELETLRERFSESTPMGTSRCPSEPEKVPAPVPARPSALELKVEELEEKGLIRILRGPGDAVSIEILPVAVATPSGSDAPTPGAPTGSPSPASELPPVAESAPGAAPPPPPPPPPPPPPLPPLLGLPSQQEAPPLAPPLAPPLPGIPEPPRPAPLPGDQPPPPPPPPPPPGADGQVPPPPPPPPGGPTDAQAGPDSGMGPGVKAKKPIQTKFRMPLLNWVALKPSQITGTVFTELNDEKVLQELDMSDFEEQFKTKSQGPSVDLSALKSKAAQKAPSKATLIEANRAKNLAITLRKGNLGADRICQAIETYDLQTLGLDFLELLTRFLPTEYERSLITRFEREQRPIEELSEEDRFMLRFSRIPRLPERMNTLTFLGNFPDTAQMLMPQLNAIIAASMSIKSSDKLRQILEIVLAFGNYMNSSKRGAAYGFRLQSLDVLLEMKSTDRKQTLLHYLVKVIAEKYPQLTGFHSDLHFLDKAGSVSLDSVLGDVRSLQRGLELTQREFVRQDDCVVLKEFLRVNSPVMDKLLADSKTAQEAYESVVEYFGENPKTTSPSMFFSLFSRFIKAYKKAEQEVEQWKKEAAAQEAGTDTAGKGEPQAPKSPPKVRRQQMDLISELKRKQQKEPLIYESDRDGAIEDIITVLKTVPFTARTGKRTSRLLYEASLGEEIPL from the exons ATGGGGGAAGCACAGACAGCCCTCCCTTGGGGTTTAGTCACATGTCCCCAGGGAACCTCTCTCTTCCACTGGAGCTCAGCCCTTTCCTCCTGGGTGGGGAGTAGGATCCCATACAAAACCACTGCTTGGCTTCTGGCAGTGGGACCCCTCTTGTGGGTCAGGGGTGACCCGACCAGACCCACTGCTAGACAGGAG AACTGCATGAACTTGCCCCCGGACAAGGTCCAGCTGCTGAGCCAGTATGACAACGAGAAGAAGTGGGAGCTCATATGTGACCAG GAGCGGTTTCAAGTCAAGAACCCCCCAGCAGCCTATATCCAGAAGCTGAAGAGCTACCTGGAAACCGGTGGTGTCAGCCGAAAAGTCGCAGCAGACTGGATGCCCAACCTCGGG TTTAAGAGGCGAGTTCAGGAGTCCACGCAGGTGCTCCGGGAATTGGAGATCTCTCTGAGGACCAACCACATTGG ATGGGTGCAGGAGTTCCTCAACGAGGAGAACCGCGGCCTGGACGTGTTGCTTGATTACCTGGCCTTCGCACAGTGCTCCGTCGC ATACAATATGGAGTCCACAGACAACGGGGCCCCAGGCTCTGAGAAGAGCAAGCCGCTGGAGCAGTCGGTGGAAGATCTGAGCAAGGGTCCGCCCTCATCCTTGCCGCCCCCGCCCAAGAGTCGCCACCTGACCATCAA GTGCCCCCCTTCTCCCCG gtTGGCCCCGGCTCACAGCAAGAAGGCCCTGAGGAATTCCCGCATCGTCAGCCAGAAGGATGACGTTCACGTCTGTATCATGTGTCTGCGCGCCATCATGAACTACCAG TCCGGCTTCAGCCTCGTCATGAACCACCCAGCCTGTGTCAATGAGATTGCTCTGAGTCTCAACAACAAGAACCCCAG AACCAAGGCTCTGGTGTTGGAGCTGCTGGCGGCTGTTTGCCTGGTGCGGGGAGGACACGATATCATCCTTTCCGCCTTTGACAACTTCAAAGAG GTATGTGGAGAGCAGCACCGCTTTGAAAAGCTAATGGAATATTTCCGGAACGAGGACAGCAACATCGACTTCATG GTGGCCTGCATGCAATTCATCAACATTGTGGTACATTCAGTGGAGAACATGAACTTCCGTGTCTTCCTGCAATATGAGTTCACACACCTGGGCCTGGACCTGTACTTGGAG AGGCTTCGGCTCACGGAGAGCGACAAGCTGCAGGTGCAGATTCAGGCCTACCTGGACAACATCTTTGACGTGGGCGCGCTGCTGGAGGACACTGAGACCAAGAATGCTGTGCTGGAGCACATGGAGGAGCTGCAGGAGCAGGCAGCCGTG CTCACAGAGCGGCTTCGGGACGCGGAGAACGAATCCATGGCCAAGATCGCGGAGCTGGAGAAGCAGCTAAGCCAGACCCGAAAGGAGCTGGAGACCCTGCGG GAGCGCTTCAGCGAGTCGACCCCTATGGGCACCTCCAGATGTCCGTCTGAGCCCGAGAAAGTGCCTGCCCCTGTCCCGGCGCGGCCGTCGGCCCTAGAGCTGAAGGTGGAGGaactggaggagaaggggttaaTCCGTATCCTGAGGGGGCCCGGAGATGCAGTCTCCATTGAGATTCTCCCGGTCGCTGTGGCAACTCCGAGCGGCAGTGATGCCCCGACTCCGGGGGCGCCTACCGGCTCCCCCAGCCCAG CCTCGGAACTCCCACCTGTAGCAGAGTCGGCTCCTGGAGCGgcaccgccgccgccaccgccgccacctccacccccaccgcCACTGCCCCCACTGCTTGGACTCCCCTCCCAGCAGGAAGCCCCACCCCTGGCGCCCCctctggccccgcccctcccaggcATCCCCGAGCCTCCGCGCCCCGCGCCGCTGCCAGGCGAccagccgcccccacccccgccgccaccgccgcctccAGGCGCGGACGGGCAGGTTCctccgccgcccccgccgcctccGGGAGGTCCCACTGATGCTCAAGCAGGgcctgactcagggatgggcCCAG GAGTGAAGGCCAAGAAACCCATCCAGACCAAGTTCAGAATGCCACTCTTAAACTGGGTAGCCCTGAAACCCAGCCAGATCACAGGCACTGTCTTCACTGAGCTCAATGATGAGAAGGTGCTACAG gagctggacatgagtgactTCGAGGAGCAGTTCAAGACTAAGTCCCAAGGTCCAAGCGTAGACCTTAGTGCTCTCAAGAGTAAGGCAGCCCAGAAGGCCCCCAGCAAAGCCACGCTTATTGAGGCCAACCGGGCCAAGAACCTGGCCATCACTCTGCGCAAGGGCAACCTGGGGGCAGATCGCATCTGCCAGGCCATCGAGAC GTATGACCTGCAGACCCTTGGCCTGGACTTCCTGGAGCTGCTGACCCGCTTCCTGCCCACAGAGTATGAGCGCAGCCTCATCACTCGTTTCGAGCGGGAGCAACGACCAATAGAGGAGCTGTCAGAGGAGGACCGCTTCATGCTGCGCTTCAGCCGCATCCCCCGCCTGCCCGAGCGCATGAACACGCTCACCTTCCTGGGCAACTTCCCAGACACTGCCCAGATGCTCATGCCG CAACTGAATGCCATCATTGCAGcctcaatgtccatcaagtccTCGGACAAACTCCGCCAGATCCTGGAG ATCGTCCTGGCTTTTGGCAACTACATGAACAGCAGCAAGCGTGGAGCAGCCTATGGCTTCCGGCTCCAGAGTCTGGATGTG CTGTTGGAGATGAAGTCGACTGACCGCAAGCAGACGCTGCTGCATTACCTGGTGAAGGTCATTGCTGAAAAGTACCCACAGCTCACAGGTTTCCACAGCGACCTGCACTTTCTGGACAAGGCCGGCTCAG TGTCCCTGGACAGCGTGCTGGGGGATGTCCGCTCCCTGCAGCGAGGCCTGGAGTTGACCCAGCGGGAGTTTGTGAGGCAGGATGACTGCGTCGTGCTCAAGGAGTTCCTGAGGGTCAACTCACCTGTCATGGATAAGCTGCTGGCAGACAGCAAGACAGCTCAG GAAGCCTATGAGTCTGTGGTGGAGTACTTCGGAGAGAACCCCAAGACCACATCCCCCTCCATGTTCTTCTCCCTCTTTAGTCGCTTCATCAAAGCCTATAAG AAAGCCGAGCAGGAGGTGGAACAGTGGAAGAAGGAAGCAGCTGCCCAGGAGGCAGGCACCGACACTGCGGGGAAAGGGGAGCCCCAAGCACCCAAG TCCCCTCCCAAGGTCCGGCGGCAACAGATGGACCTCATCTCTGAGCTAAAACGGAAGCAGCAGAAAGAGCCACTCATCTATGAGAGTGACCGTGATGGGGCCATTGAAGATATCATCACAG TGCTCAAGACGGTGCCCTTCACTGCTCGCACCGGCAAGAGGacgtccaggctcctctatgaGGCCAGCCTGGGAGAGGAGATCCCCCTCTAG
- the FMNL1 gene encoding formin-like protein 1 isoform X5, with protein MGNAAGSAEQPASPAALAPKQPAAPKQPMPAAGELEERFNRVLNCMNLPPDKVQLLSQYDNEKKWELICDQERFQVKNPPAAYIQKLKSYLETGGVSRKVAADWMPNLGFKRRVQESTQVLRELEISLRTNHIGWVQEFLNEENRGLDVLLDYLAFAQCSVAYNMESTDNGAPGSEKSKPLEQSVEDLSKGPPSSLPPPPKSRHLTIKCPPSPRLAPAHSKKALRNSRIVSQKDDVHVCIMCLRAIMNYQSGFSLVMNHPACVNEIALSLNNKNPRTKALVLELLAAVCLVRGGHDIILSAFDNFKEVCGEQHRFEKLMEYFRNEDSNIDFMVACMQFINIVVHSVENMNFRVFLQYEFTHLGLDLYLERLRLTESDKLQVQIQAYLDNIFDVGALLEDTETKNAVLEHMEELQEQAAVLTERLRDAENESMAKIAELEKQLSQTRKELETLRERFSESTPMGTSRCPSEPEKVPAPVPARPSALELKVEELEEKGLIRILRGPGDAVSIEILPVAVATPSGSDAPTPGAPTGSPSPASELPPVAESAPGAAPPPPPPPPPPPPPLPPLLGLPSQQEAPPLAPPLAPPLPGIPEPPRPAPLPGDQPPPPPPPPPPPGADGQVPPPPPPPPGGPTDAQAGPDSGMGPGVKAKKPIQTKFRMPLLNWVALKPSQITGTVFTELNDEKVLQELDMSDFEEQFKTKSQGPSVDLSALKSKAAQKAPSKATLIEANRAKNLAITLRKGNLGADRICQAIETYDLQTLGLDFLELLTRFLPTEYERSLITRFEREQRPIEELSEEDRFMLRFSRIPRLPERMNTLTFLGNFPDTAQMLMPQLNAIIAASMSIKSSDKLRQILEIVLAFGNYMNSSKRGAAYGFRLQSLDVLLEMKSTDRKQTLLHYLVKVIAEKYPQLTGFHSDLHFLDKAGSVSLDSVLGDVRSLQRGLELTQREFVRQDDCVVLKEFLRVNSPVMDKLLADSKTAQEAYESVVEYFGENPKTTSPSMFFSLFSRFIKAYKKAEQEVEQWKKEAAAQEAGTDTAGKGEPQAPKSPPKVRRQQMDLISELKRKQQKEPLIYESDRDGAIEDIITDLRNQPYIRADTGRRSARRRPPGPPLQVTSDLSL; from the exons AACTGCATGAACTTGCCCCCGGACAAGGTCCAGCTGCTGAGCCAGTATGACAACGAGAAGAAGTGGGAGCTCATATGTGACCAG GAGCGGTTTCAAGTCAAGAACCCCCCAGCAGCCTATATCCAGAAGCTGAAGAGCTACCTGGAAACCGGTGGTGTCAGCCGAAAAGTCGCAGCAGACTGGATGCCCAACCTCGGG TTTAAGAGGCGAGTTCAGGAGTCCACGCAGGTGCTCCGGGAATTGGAGATCTCTCTGAGGACCAACCACATTGG ATGGGTGCAGGAGTTCCTCAACGAGGAGAACCGCGGCCTGGACGTGTTGCTTGATTACCTGGCCTTCGCACAGTGCTCCGTCGC ATACAATATGGAGTCCACAGACAACGGGGCCCCAGGCTCTGAGAAGAGCAAGCCGCTGGAGCAGTCGGTGGAAGATCTGAGCAAGGGTCCGCCCTCATCCTTGCCGCCCCCGCCCAAGAGTCGCCACCTGACCATCAA GTGCCCCCCTTCTCCCCG gtTGGCCCCGGCTCACAGCAAGAAGGCCCTGAGGAATTCCCGCATCGTCAGCCAGAAGGATGACGTTCACGTCTGTATCATGTGTCTGCGCGCCATCATGAACTACCAG TCCGGCTTCAGCCTCGTCATGAACCACCCAGCCTGTGTCAATGAGATTGCTCTGAGTCTCAACAACAAGAACCCCAG AACCAAGGCTCTGGTGTTGGAGCTGCTGGCGGCTGTTTGCCTGGTGCGGGGAGGACACGATATCATCCTTTCCGCCTTTGACAACTTCAAAGAG GTATGTGGAGAGCAGCACCGCTTTGAAAAGCTAATGGAATATTTCCGGAACGAGGACAGCAACATCGACTTCATG GTGGCCTGCATGCAATTCATCAACATTGTGGTACATTCAGTGGAGAACATGAACTTCCGTGTCTTCCTGCAATATGAGTTCACACACCTGGGCCTGGACCTGTACTTGGAG AGGCTTCGGCTCACGGAGAGCGACAAGCTGCAGGTGCAGATTCAGGCCTACCTGGACAACATCTTTGACGTGGGCGCGCTGCTGGAGGACACTGAGACCAAGAATGCTGTGCTGGAGCACATGGAGGAGCTGCAGGAGCAGGCAGCCGTG CTCACAGAGCGGCTTCGGGACGCGGAGAACGAATCCATGGCCAAGATCGCGGAGCTGGAGAAGCAGCTAAGCCAGACCCGAAAGGAGCTGGAGACCCTGCGG GAGCGCTTCAGCGAGTCGACCCCTATGGGCACCTCCAGATGTCCGTCTGAGCCCGAGAAAGTGCCTGCCCCTGTCCCGGCGCGGCCGTCGGCCCTAGAGCTGAAGGTGGAGGaactggaggagaaggggttaaTCCGTATCCTGAGGGGGCCCGGAGATGCAGTCTCCATTGAGATTCTCCCGGTCGCTGTGGCAACTCCGAGCGGCAGTGATGCCCCGACTCCGGGGGCGCCTACCGGCTCCCCCAGCCCAG CCTCGGAACTCCCACCTGTAGCAGAGTCGGCTCCTGGAGCGgcaccgccgccgccaccgccgccacctccacccccaccgcCACTGCCCCCACTGCTTGGACTCCCCTCCCAGCAGGAAGCCCCACCCCTGGCGCCCCctctggccccgcccctcccaggcATCCCCGAGCCTCCGCGCCCCGCGCCGCTGCCAGGCGAccagccgcccccacccccgccgccaccgccgcctccAGGCGCGGACGGGCAGGTTCctccgccgcccccgccgcctccGGGAGGTCCCACTGATGCTCAAGCAGGgcctgactcagggatgggcCCAG GAGTGAAGGCCAAGAAACCCATCCAGACCAAGTTCAGAATGCCACTCTTAAACTGGGTAGCCCTGAAACCCAGCCAGATCACAGGCACTGTCTTCACTGAGCTCAATGATGAGAAGGTGCTACAG gagctggacatgagtgactTCGAGGAGCAGTTCAAGACTAAGTCCCAAGGTCCAAGCGTAGACCTTAGTGCTCTCAAGAGTAAGGCAGCCCAGAAGGCCCCCAGCAAAGCCACGCTTATTGAGGCCAACCGGGCCAAGAACCTGGCCATCACTCTGCGCAAGGGCAACCTGGGGGCAGATCGCATCTGCCAGGCCATCGAGAC GTATGACCTGCAGACCCTTGGCCTGGACTTCCTGGAGCTGCTGACCCGCTTCCTGCCCACAGAGTATGAGCGCAGCCTCATCACTCGTTTCGAGCGGGAGCAACGACCAATAGAGGAGCTGTCAGAGGAGGACCGCTTCATGCTGCGCTTCAGCCGCATCCCCCGCCTGCCCGAGCGCATGAACACGCTCACCTTCCTGGGCAACTTCCCAGACACTGCCCAGATGCTCATGCCG CAACTGAATGCCATCATTGCAGcctcaatgtccatcaagtccTCGGACAAACTCCGCCAGATCCTGGAG ATCGTCCTGGCTTTTGGCAACTACATGAACAGCAGCAAGCGTGGAGCAGCCTATGGCTTCCGGCTCCAGAGTCTGGATGTG CTGTTGGAGATGAAGTCGACTGACCGCAAGCAGACGCTGCTGCATTACCTGGTGAAGGTCATTGCTGAAAAGTACCCACAGCTCACAGGTTTCCACAGCGACCTGCACTTTCTGGACAAGGCCGGCTCAG TGTCCCTGGACAGCGTGCTGGGGGATGTCCGCTCCCTGCAGCGAGGCCTGGAGTTGACCCAGCGGGAGTTTGTGAGGCAGGATGACTGCGTCGTGCTCAAGGAGTTCCTGAGGGTCAACTCACCTGTCATGGATAAGCTGCTGGCAGACAGCAAGACAGCTCAG GAAGCCTATGAGTCTGTGGTGGAGTACTTCGGAGAGAACCCCAAGACCACATCCCCCTCCATGTTCTTCTCCCTCTTTAGTCGCTTCATCAAAGCCTATAAG AAAGCCGAGCAGGAGGTGGAACAGTGGAAGAAGGAAGCAGCTGCCCAGGAGGCAGGCACCGACACTGCGGGGAAAGGGGAGCCCCAAGCACCCAAG TCCCCTCCCAAGGTCCGGCGGCAACAGATGGACCTCATCTCTGAGCTAAAACGGAAGCAGCAGAAAGAGCCACTCATCTATGAGAGTGACCGTGATGGGGCCATTGAAGATATCATCACAG ACCTACGGAACCAGCCCTACATCCGCGCAGACACAGGGCGGCGAAGCGCTCGTCGGCGCCCGCCGGGACCCCCGCTGCAGGTCACTTCCGACCTCTCGCTGTAG
- the FMNL1 gene encoding formin-like protein 1 isoform X6, whose protein sequence is MGNAAGSAEQPASPAALAPKQPAAPKQPMPAAGELEERFNRVLNCMNLPPDKVQLLSQYDNEKKWELICDQERFQVKNPPAAYIQKLKSYLETGGVSRKVAADWMPNLGFKRRVQESTQVLRELEISLRTNHIGWVQEFLNEENRGLDVLLDYLAFAQCSVAYNMESTDNGAPGSEKSKPLEQSVEDLSKGPPSSLPPPPKSRHLTIKLAPAHSKKALRNSRIVSQKDDVHVCIMCLRAIMNYQSGFSLVMNHPACVNEIALSLNNKNPRTKALVLELLAAVCLVRGGHDIILSAFDNFKEVCGEQHRFEKLMEYFRNEDSNIDFMVACMQFINIVVHSVENMNFRVFLQYEFTHLGLDLYLERLRLTESDKLQVQIQAYLDNIFDVGALLEDTETKNAVLEHMEELQEQAAVLTERLRDAENESMAKIAELEKQLSQTRKELETLRERFSESTPMGTSRCPSEPEKVPAPVPARPSALELKVEELEEKGLIRILRGPGDAVSIEILPVAVATPSGSDAPTPGAPTGSPSPASELPPVAESAPGAAPPPPPPPPPPPPPLPPLLGLPSQQEAPPLAPPLAPPLPGIPEPPRPAPLPGDQPPPPPPPPPPPGADGQVPPPPPPPPGGPTDAQAGPDSGMGPGVKAKKPIQTKFRMPLLNWVALKPSQITGTVFTELNDEKVLQELDMSDFEEQFKTKSQGPSVDLSALKSKAAQKAPSKATLIEANRAKNLAITLRKGNLGADRICQAIETYDLQTLGLDFLELLTRFLPTEYERSLITRFEREQRPIEELSEEDRFMLRFSRIPRLPERMNTLTFLGNFPDTAQMLMPQLNAIIAASMSIKSSDKLRQILEIVLAFGNYMNSSKRGAAYGFRLQSLDVLLEMKSTDRKQTLLHYLVKVIAEKYPQLTGFHSDLHFLDKAGSVSLDSVLGDVRSLQRGLELTQREFVRQDDCVVLKEFLRVNSPVMDKLLADSKTAQEAYESVVEYFGENPKTTSPSMFFSLFSRFIKAYKKAEQEVEQWKKEAAAQEAGTDTAGKGEPQAPKSPPKVRRQQMDLISELKRKQQKEPLIYESDRDGAIEDIITDLRNQPYIRADTGRRSARRRPPGPPLQVTSDLSL, encoded by the exons AACTGCATGAACTTGCCCCCGGACAAGGTCCAGCTGCTGAGCCAGTATGACAACGAGAAGAAGTGGGAGCTCATATGTGACCAG GAGCGGTTTCAAGTCAAGAACCCCCCAGCAGCCTATATCCAGAAGCTGAAGAGCTACCTGGAAACCGGTGGTGTCAGCCGAAAAGTCGCAGCAGACTGGATGCCCAACCTCGGG TTTAAGAGGCGAGTTCAGGAGTCCACGCAGGTGCTCCGGGAATTGGAGATCTCTCTGAGGACCAACCACATTGG ATGGGTGCAGGAGTTCCTCAACGAGGAGAACCGCGGCCTGGACGTGTTGCTTGATTACCTGGCCTTCGCACAGTGCTCCGTCGC ATACAATATGGAGTCCACAGACAACGGGGCCCCAGGCTCTGAGAAGAGCAAGCCGCTGGAGCAGTCGGTGGAAGATCTGAGCAAGGGTCCGCCCTCATCCTTGCCGCCCCCGCCCAAGAGTCGCCACCTGACCATCAA gtTGGCCCCGGCTCACAGCAAGAAGGCCCTGAGGAATTCCCGCATCGTCAGCCAGAAGGATGACGTTCACGTCTGTATCATGTGTCTGCGCGCCATCATGAACTACCAG TCCGGCTTCAGCCTCGTCATGAACCACCCAGCCTGTGTCAATGAGATTGCTCTGAGTCTCAACAACAAGAACCCCAG AACCAAGGCTCTGGTGTTGGAGCTGCTGGCGGCTGTTTGCCTGGTGCGGGGAGGACACGATATCATCCTTTCCGCCTTTGACAACTTCAAAGAG GTATGTGGAGAGCAGCACCGCTTTGAAAAGCTAATGGAATATTTCCGGAACGAGGACAGCAACATCGACTTCATG GTGGCCTGCATGCAATTCATCAACATTGTGGTACATTCAGTGGAGAACATGAACTTCCGTGTCTTCCTGCAATATGAGTTCACACACCTGGGCCTGGACCTGTACTTGGAG AGGCTTCGGCTCACGGAGAGCGACAAGCTGCAGGTGCAGATTCAGGCCTACCTGGACAACATCTTTGACGTGGGCGCGCTGCTGGAGGACACTGAGACCAAGAATGCTGTGCTGGAGCACATGGAGGAGCTGCAGGAGCAGGCAGCCGTG CTCACAGAGCGGCTTCGGGACGCGGAGAACGAATCCATGGCCAAGATCGCGGAGCTGGAGAAGCAGCTAAGCCAGACCCGAAAGGAGCTGGAGACCCTGCGG GAGCGCTTCAGCGAGTCGACCCCTATGGGCACCTCCAGATGTCCGTCTGAGCCCGAGAAAGTGCCTGCCCCTGTCCCGGCGCGGCCGTCGGCCCTAGAGCTGAAGGTGGAGGaactggaggagaaggggttaaTCCGTATCCTGAGGGGGCCCGGAGATGCAGTCTCCATTGAGATTCTCCCGGTCGCTGTGGCAACTCCGAGCGGCAGTGATGCCCCGACTCCGGGGGCGCCTACCGGCTCCCCCAGCCCAG CCTCGGAACTCCCACCTGTAGCAGAGTCGGCTCCTGGAGCGgcaccgccgccgccaccgccgccacctccacccccaccgcCACTGCCCCCACTGCTTGGACTCCCCTCCCAGCAGGAAGCCCCACCCCTGGCGCCCCctctggccccgcccctcccaggcATCCCCGAGCCTCCGCGCCCCGCGCCGCTGCCAGGCGAccagccgcccccacccccgccgccaccgccgcctccAGGCGCGGACGGGCAGGTTCctccgccgcccccgccgcctccGGGAGGTCCCACTGATGCTCAAGCAGGgcctgactcagggatgggcCCAG GAGTGAAGGCCAAGAAACCCATCCAGACCAAGTTCAGAATGCCACTCTTAAACTGGGTAGCCCTGAAACCCAGCCAGATCACAGGCACTGTCTTCACTGAGCTCAATGATGAGAAGGTGCTACAG gagctggacatgagtgactTCGAGGAGCAGTTCAAGACTAAGTCCCAAGGTCCAAGCGTAGACCTTAGTGCTCTCAAGAGTAAGGCAGCCCAGAAGGCCCCCAGCAAAGCCACGCTTATTGAGGCCAACCGGGCCAAGAACCTGGCCATCACTCTGCGCAAGGGCAACCTGGGGGCAGATCGCATCTGCCAGGCCATCGAGAC GTATGACCTGCAGACCCTTGGCCTGGACTTCCTGGAGCTGCTGACCCGCTTCCTGCCCACAGAGTATGAGCGCAGCCTCATCACTCGTTTCGAGCGGGAGCAACGACCAATAGAGGAGCTGTCAGAGGAGGACCGCTTCATGCTGCGCTTCAGCCGCATCCCCCGCCTGCCCGAGCGCATGAACACGCTCACCTTCCTGGGCAACTTCCCAGACACTGCCCAGATGCTCATGCCG CAACTGAATGCCATCATTGCAGcctcaatgtccatcaagtccTCGGACAAACTCCGCCAGATCCTGGAG ATCGTCCTGGCTTTTGGCAACTACATGAACAGCAGCAAGCGTGGAGCAGCCTATGGCTTCCGGCTCCAGAGTCTGGATGTG CTGTTGGAGATGAAGTCGACTGACCGCAAGCAGACGCTGCTGCATTACCTGGTGAAGGTCATTGCTGAAAAGTACCCACAGCTCACAGGTTTCCACAGCGACCTGCACTTTCTGGACAAGGCCGGCTCAG TGTCCCTGGACAGCGTGCTGGGGGATGTCCGCTCCCTGCAGCGAGGCCTGGAGTTGACCCAGCGGGAGTTTGTGAGGCAGGATGACTGCGTCGTGCTCAAGGAGTTCCTGAGGGTCAACTCACCTGTCATGGATAAGCTGCTGGCAGACAGCAAGACAGCTCAG GAAGCCTATGAGTCTGTGGTGGAGTACTTCGGAGAGAACCCCAAGACCACATCCCCCTCCATGTTCTTCTCCCTCTTTAGTCGCTTCATCAAAGCCTATAAG AAAGCCGAGCAGGAGGTGGAACAGTGGAAGAAGGAAGCAGCTGCCCAGGAGGCAGGCACCGACACTGCGGGGAAAGGGGAGCCCCAAGCACCCAAG TCCCCTCCCAAGGTCCGGCGGCAACAGATGGACCTCATCTCTGAGCTAAAACGGAAGCAGCAGAAAGAGCCACTCATCTATGAGAGTGACCGTGATGGGGCCATTGAAGATATCATCACAG ACCTACGGAACCAGCCCTACATCCGCGCAGACACAGGGCGGCGAAGCGCTCGTCGGCGCCCGCCGGGACCCCCGCTGCAGGTCACTTCCGACCTCTCGCTGTAG